The following proteins are co-located in the Spirosoma montaniterrae genome:
- the pheS gene encoding phenylalanine--tRNA ligase subunit alpha: MLEKVRDIHLEIDQYDVRSKEQLEQFRLRFISRKGVITELFEGLKSVPAEDRRAVGQELNGLKNRAQERFDQFSQFIDEQHASANSAPPIDLTLPVLPNLTGTRHPLNLVRQRIIQIFERIGFNVADGPEIESDWYNFGALNFPDNHPARDMQDTFFVAKSPNGDPAQDMLLRTHTSNVQIRLMERQKPGTAFKPIRSIMPGRVYRNETISARAHCLFHQVEGLYIDRNVGFKDLKDTLYHFVKEMFEPGTRIRFRPSYFPFTEPSAEIDISCQICGGKGCTICKHSGWVEIAGSGMVDPQVIANCGIDPEEYTGFAFGMGIERITQLKYVVNDLRLYTENDVRFLRQFEGL, translated from the coding sequence ATGCTGGAAAAAGTACGAGACATACATCTGGAAATCGATCAATACGACGTTCGGTCGAAAGAGCAGTTAGAACAGTTTCGGCTGCGCTTTATCAGCCGAAAAGGCGTAATCACTGAATTATTTGAGGGGCTAAAGAGCGTTCCTGCCGAAGACCGCCGGGCCGTGGGGCAAGAACTCAATGGCCTGAAAAATCGCGCACAGGAACGTTTTGACCAGTTCAGTCAATTTATTGACGAACAGCATGCATCGGCCAACAGTGCTCCGCCCATCGATCTGACGCTGCCCGTGCTGCCTAATCTGACGGGCACCCGGCATCCGCTCAATCTGGTTCGGCAACGCATCATCCAGATTTTTGAACGCATCGGCTTCAACGTCGCCGATGGCCCCGAAATAGAATCGGACTGGTATAATTTCGGTGCCCTCAACTTCCCCGACAATCACCCGGCCCGCGACATGCAGGATACGTTCTTTGTCGCCAAATCGCCCAACGGCGATCCGGCGCAGGATATGCTGCTACGGACGCATACGTCCAATGTCCAGATTCGGCTGATGGAGCGACAAAAGCCGGGTACGGCGTTCAAGCCAATTCGGTCGATTATGCCGGGGCGCGTGTACCGAAATGAAACCATCTCGGCGCGGGCACACTGCCTGTTTCATCAGGTGGAAGGGCTTTACATTGACCGCAATGTGGGCTTCAAAGACCTGAAAGACACCCTGTATCATTTCGTCAAGGAGATGTTTGAACCGGGCACCCGTATACGTTTTCGACCCTCCTATTTTCCGTTTACGGAGCCAAGTGCAGAAATCGACATCTCATGTCAGATTTGTGGCGGCAAGGGCTGTACTATCTGCAAACACAGTGGCTGGGTCGAGATTGCCGGTTCGGGCATGGTTGATCCGCAGGTGATTGCCAATTGCGGCATCGACCCTGAAGAATACACCGGCTTTGCCTTTGGCATGGGTATCGAACGCATCACGCAACTTAAGTACGTGGTCAACGACCTGCGCCTGTACACCGAAAACGATGTCCGCTTTCTGCGGCAGTTTGAAGGACTTTAA
- the xseB gene encoding exodeoxyribonuclease VII small subunit, which produces MTYQDAYEQLTTIVDDIENERVPLDELPEKIRRATELITFCQTRLRAVETEYQQIIERMGKR; this is translated from the coding sequence ATGACATACCAGGATGCTTACGAACAATTGACAACGATTGTTGACGACATTGAGAACGAGCGGGTGCCGCTCGACGAACTGCCTGAGAAAATACGCCGGGCTACTGAACTGATTACATTCTGCCAAACGCGGTTACGGGCGGTTGAAACAGAATATCAGCAGATTATTGAGCGTATGGGCAAGCGATAA
- a CDS encoding porin family protein, with translation MRKKSIFVLALALLPCLSFAQGGFQLGVKGGVNLTKLSFGNFVSTSTNPNGSPNVNVDGQTFRNSISDSYDSRMGTSFGIYARFGKNLFLQPEVLYSTRAGSFDIVRNGQTETVTVKTTSFDVPVLLGIKGGPIRVMAGPVVSFRVGDNQRLGEAIRQYTNGTLNDAWSQAYYGYQVGGGLDIGSLGLDVRYEGNLSDIAQINDASGKFNQRMKSWQVTLAYKIF, from the coding sequence ATGCGTAAAAAATCAATTTTTGTACTGGCTCTTGCCCTCCTGCCTTGCCTTTCATTCGCGCAGGGCGGATTTCAGTTGGGCGTCAAAGGGGGCGTCAACCTCACGAAACTCTCGTTCGGCAACTTCGTTTCCACGAGTACTAATCCAAACGGTTCGCCCAATGTAAACGTAGACGGACAAACGTTCCGTAACAGCATCAGCGATAGTTACGACAGCCGTATGGGCACCTCGTTCGGGATTTACGCCCGGTTCGGAAAAAACCTGTTTCTGCAACCCGAAGTGCTGTATTCTACCCGCGCCGGTTCATTTGATATTGTACGAAATGGTCAAACCGAAACCGTGACCGTCAAAACTACGAGTTTCGACGTACCGGTGCTGCTTGGCATCAAAGGTGGCCCAATTCGGGTAATGGCCGGGCCGGTTGTATCATTTCGGGTTGGCGATAATCAGCGGTTGGGCGAAGCTATTCGGCAGTATACCAACGGCACACTGAACGACGCCTGGTCGCAAGCCTACTACGGCTACCAGGTAGGGGGCGGTCTGGATATTGGCTCGCTGGGTCTCGACGTGCGCTATGAAGGCAACCTTTCCGACATTGCCCAGATCAACGACGCGAGTGGCAAATTTAACCAGCGCATGAAGTCGTGGCAGGTAACGCTGGCTTACAAGATTTTTTAA
- a CDS encoding exodeoxyribonuclease VII large subunit translates to MTPIRLSDLAFTIEAVVDDAFGQKPFWVIAETSDIKNYPDRNYCFLTLVEREGTDTLAKLEACIWRRNYHTIRDFEAATGITFARNIRLLLQVAVSFNPVYGLRVEILTIDPSYTLGNLERERQAVLDALLRDCPERVWLEAGQYITANQLLPRPAVMQRIALITAPNSDGWRDFRHELAQNSFGYDFLVDEYLTQVQGQGAERAICAQLERIRVSEIPYDAVVMVRGGGSQLDFGSFDTYALGHAVAGFALPILAGIGHERNVSITDLLCHESVKTPTKAAAFLIDHNRQFEEACLHLRDRLAEVARESLQIARQQIDIETERLRFVSQNYLRDRHTDLTEKTVTIRHLDPANVLRRGYALLLRDGRILTQAVDIQPNETLTVQMHDGTIFTKVIEL, encoded by the coding sequence ATGACTCCCATTCGCCTTTCTGACCTTGCATTTACGATTGAGGCCGTTGTTGATGATGCGTTCGGGCAGAAACCGTTTTGGGTGATTGCCGAAACGAGCGACATCAAGAATTACCCCGACCGGAACTACTGCTTTCTAACGCTCGTGGAGCGCGAAGGCACCGATACGCTCGCCAAACTCGAAGCCTGTATCTGGCGTCGGAACTACCACACCATTCGCGATTTTGAAGCAGCTACCGGGATAACTTTTGCCCGGAACATCCGGCTGCTGTTGCAGGTAGCGGTCAGCTTCAATCCGGTGTATGGACTGCGCGTCGAGATTCTTACCATCGATCCATCCTACACGCTCGGCAACCTCGAGCGCGAACGGCAGGCCGTACTCGATGCCCTCCTGCGCGACTGTCCGGAGCGGGTGTGGCTCGAAGCCGGGCAGTATATCACCGCCAACCAATTGCTGCCACGCCCGGCGGTGATGCAACGAATCGCGCTGATTACAGCACCAAACTCCGATGGCTGGCGCGATTTCCGGCACGAACTGGCTCAGAATTCTTTTGGTTATGACTTCTTGGTCGATGAATACCTGACGCAGGTACAGGGTCAGGGGGCCGAGCGAGCGATCTGTGCTCAGTTAGAACGCATTCGGGTCAGTGAAATCCCTTACGACGCCGTGGTGATGGTGCGCGGGGGCGGCTCACAATTAGATTTTGGCTCGTTCGATACGTATGCGCTGGGCCACGCCGTGGCGGGATTTGCACTGCCGATTCTGGCTGGCATCGGCCACGAGCGGAATGTCAGTATTACCGACCTGCTCTGCCATGAAAGCGTAAAAACACCCACTAAAGCGGCTGCATTTCTGATCGATCATAACCGTCAGTTCGAAGAAGCCTGCCTGCACCTGCGCGACCGGCTGGCCGAGGTGGCCCGCGAGTCGTTGCAAATAGCCCGGCAACAGATTGACATTGAAACCGAGCGGCTCCGGTTTGTATCGCAGAACTACCTCCGCGACCGCCACACCGACTTAACTGAAAAAACCGTTACGATTCGACACCTCGATCCGGCCAACGTACTTCGGCGCGGTTATGCCCTGCTGCTGCGCGATGGCCGAATTCTGACGCAGGCCGTTGACATTCAGCCCAACGAAACGCTGACGGTGCAGATGCACGACGGAACGATTTTTACGAAAGTTATAGAGTTGTAG
- a CDS encoding LytR/AlgR family response regulator transcription factor, with translation MKAFANDSLFDSMSMPFHKNVENIADSTCLQKLLIPFYDRKRTVSVDEIVRLEGSGNYTNFFLKDGTKMLVSRTLKEYETLLDGQAFVRVHKSCIVNLGFVRKFFVKKEGELELTDGQQVKISRRRAQMFIDRIRDFRPIAVS, from the coding sequence ATGAAAGCATTCGCGAACGACTCCCTCTTTGACTCGATGTCTATGCCATTCCACAAAAATGTGGAAAATATTGCCGATTCAACCTGTCTCCAAAAACTCCTCATCCCATTCTATGACCGCAAGCGTACTGTTTCTGTCGACGAGATAGTTCGTCTGGAAGGCTCAGGTAACTACACCAACTTTTTCCTCAAAGACGGAACCAAGATGCTGGTTTCGCGTACTCTGAAAGAATACGAAACGTTGCTTGATGGGCAAGCCTTCGTTCGGGTTCACAAATCGTGCATTGTCAATCTGGGTTTCGTTCGCAAATTCTTTGTTAAGAAAGAAGGCGAGCTTGAACTGACCGATGGGCAGCAGGTGAAGATTTCAAGACGGCGTGCCCAGATGTTTATCGACCGCATCCGCGACTTTCGGCCAATTGCAGTAAGCTAA
- the radA gene encoding DNA repair protein RadA, whose protein sequence is MAKLKTSYFCQSCGQQTAKWMGRCPTCGEWNTIVEELVTKDEPEKGGWRSPSAGPGGLKVAAKPKAIHAINYEEQPRISTTDGELNRVLGGGIVPGSLVLIGGEPGIGKSTLLLQIALSLNGMRVLYVSGEESEQQIKMRAERLDAPTSDCHVMTETSTQNIFRTVEHFEPEILIIDSIQTMQSSLVESGAGSVSQVRECTTEFMKYAKESGVPVFMIGHITKEGSLAGPKVLEHMVDTVLTFEGDRHTTYRILRTTKNRFGSTDELGIYEMLGSGLRQVTNPSEILISQRDEALSGVTIGSMLEGNRPLMIETQALVSVATYGTPQRSSTGFDAKRLNMLLAVLEKRGGFRLGQQDVFLNIAGGLRVEDPAIDLAVCAAVVSSYEDIAISPSVAFAAEIGLGGEVRAVSRIESRIAEAEKLGFKQIFISKYNLKGLDAKDFKISIRPVSRLDEVFQGVLM, encoded by the coding sequence ATGGCTAAACTGAAAACGTCGTATTTCTGTCAGAGTTGTGGGCAGCAAACCGCCAAATGGATGGGTCGCTGCCCAACCTGTGGCGAATGGAACACCATTGTTGAAGAACTCGTTACCAAAGATGAACCCGAAAAAGGCGGCTGGCGTAGCCCCTCTGCCGGGCCGGGCGGGCTGAAAGTAGCCGCCAAACCCAAAGCCATCCACGCCATCAACTACGAAGAGCAGCCGCGCATCAGCACAACCGATGGCGAACTGAACCGCGTACTGGGTGGCGGCATCGTACCCGGTTCGCTGGTGCTGATTGGGGGCGAACCAGGCATTGGCAAATCAACGCTGCTATTACAAATTGCGCTGAGCCTGAACGGAATGCGCGTGTTGTACGTGTCGGGTGAAGAAAGCGAACAGCAGATAAAAATGCGGGCCGAACGCTTAGACGCGCCCACGTCCGACTGCCATGTGATGACCGAAACGTCTACCCAGAACATCTTTCGCACGGTGGAACATTTCGAGCCGGAAATCCTGATTATCGACTCGATTCAAACCATGCAGTCGTCGCTGGTGGAGTCGGGGGCGGGCAGCGTCTCGCAGGTGCGCGAATGCACCACCGAGTTCATGAAATACGCCAAAGAGTCGGGCGTACCGGTGTTTATGATTGGGCATATTACCAAAGAAGGCTCACTGGCCGGGCCGAAAGTGCTCGAACACATGGTCGATACGGTACTGACTTTTGAAGGCGACCGGCACACGACCTATCGGATTCTCCGCACCACCAAAAACCGCTTCGGTAGCACCGACGAATTAGGCATTTACGAAATGCTCGGCAGCGGACTTCGGCAGGTAACGAATCCGTCTGAAATCCTGATTTCGCAGCGCGACGAGGCTCTGAGTGGCGTCACGATTGGTTCGATGCTGGAAGGCAATCGCCCGCTCATGATCGAAACGCAGGCGTTGGTAAGCGTGGCAACTTACGGCACACCGCAGCGCAGCAGCACGGGCTTCGACGCCAAGCGGTTGAATATGTTGCTGGCCGTGCTGGAGAAACGGGGCGGCTTCCGGCTGGGACAGCAGGACGTATTCCTGAACATCGCGGGCGGTTTGCGCGTTGAAGACCCGGCCATTGATCTGGCCGTGTGTGCGGCTGTGGTGTCGAGCTACGAAGACATCGCCATTTCGCCATCGGTGGCATTTGCGGCAGAGATTGGCCTGGGGGGCGAGGTGCGGGCCGTGAGCCGGATCGAATCGCGCATTGCTGAAGCCGAGAAATTAGGTTTCAAACAGATATTCATCTCGAAATACAATCTGAAAGGGTTAGATGCCAAAGATTTCAAGATCAGCATCCGGCCCGTTTCGCGCTTAGACGAAGTGTTTCAGGGCGTTTTGATGTAA
- a CDS encoding LytR/AlgR family response regulator transcription factor — protein MEANLFATLQPLATPQYPATYQRGTQRIALPYLNRTIFIAVDDVLCLQGEGNYTFLYTRDRKRYLVSKTLKEFEKTLSGDMFLRIHKSYIVNLAYVQRSVFNKERTVRLADGREVAISRRRMKDISQQLVQYWQRLLN, from the coding sequence ATGGAAGCTAACCTCTTCGCTACGCTGCAACCTCTTGCGACTCCTCAGTATCCGGCAACCTACCAGCGTGGTACACAGCGCATCGCGTTGCCTTACCTTAATCGTACCATCTTCATCGCTGTAGATGACGTACTGTGCCTACAGGGAGAGGGAAATTATACGTTTCTCTACACCCGCGACCGTAAGCGGTATTTGGTGTCAAAAACGCTCAAAGAATTTGAGAAAACGCTCAGCGGAGACATGTTCCTGCGCATTCACAAGTCATACATCGTAAATCTGGCGTATGTGCAGCGCAGCGTTTTCAATAAGGAACGCACCGTTCGTCTGGCCGACGGTCGGGAAGTGGCGATCTCACGCCGACGGATGAAAGACATTTCGCAGCAGCTTGTGCAATACTGGCAGCGGCTGCTGAACTAA